GCTTCCTGAGTCTTCGAATTTACACATTCTGGACGTTGCCACAGGAACGGCCGACTTAGCCATTCAGTTTTTTTCTCAGAATCACCCAGCGGCTCAAGTCATTGGAATCGATATGGCCGAGCAAATGCTTCGATTTGGCCAAAGCAAAATTGAACGCCTAGGGCTTTCCGAGCAAATTCATCTTGAGCCAGGAGACGCACAAAACCTTCGCTTTGAAGATCATACTTTCGACGTCGTCACCAGCGCATTTGGCTTGCGCAACATGCCAAATCGAGAGCAAGCACTCGCCGAGATGATGCGCGTTTTGAAGCCCAACGGTCGTCTCATCGTTCTTGAATTCTCTCTTCCCCCCAACGCTTTGATTCGCCTCTTCTACCTCTTCTATTTTCGCCATATCCTTCCTTATATGGGTGGGCTCATTTCCGGAGACTACCAAGCGTATCGATACCTCAACCGGTCGGTTGAAGAGTTTTCAGAAAAAGTTTTTCACAAGATGCGACGAATTCCGCTCTGCTTTGGAGTGGCAACCATCTATGTCACTGATAAACTGGCTTCGTGACAAGCCAACGCCTCGTTTCTACCTTGGCTCACGAGCAGGGTATGGGATTCGTTTTGAAAGCGATCAGCCGGTCTTAGGATCTTTTGGCTTGCTTCGATTTGATTCAACCAAAGGCTCTGATGCGGATTGGGAACCTTTTGGCAATTCACGTTTCATGGTTCCCATCGAGGTCCAAACTGCGAATCCAGTTCGATCGAACCGAAGGTCCATCGCGAAGCCTCACCAGAATCCAGCCACTTCGATCGAGTCCGATTGGGAGCAACCTTTTCAAGAAGCCTATGAACTCTTAAAAAATCAATCCCTTCGCAAACTCGTTTTAGCTCGCAAA
The Myxococcaceae bacterium genome window above contains:
- the ubiE gene encoding bifunctional demethylmenaquinone methyltransferase/2-methoxy-6-polyprenyl-1,4-benzoquinol methylase UbiE, with amino-acid sequence MVHALFNQIAPKYDLLNRLLSFGQDQLWRKKVASLLPESSNLHILDVATGTADLAIQFFSQNHPAAQVIGIDMAEQMLRFGQSKIERLGLSEQIHLEPGDAQNLRFEDHTFDVVTSAFGLRNMPNREQALAEMMRVLKPNGRLIVLEFSLPPNALIRLFYLFYFRHILPYMGGLISGDYQAYRYLNRSVEEFSEKVFHKMRRIPLCFGVATIYVTDKLAS